A window of bacterium genomic DNA:
GGGGCCAAGGTCCCGACCCTGCCGCGCTTCTACATCTTCGCCGATTTCTGCCGTGGCGACATGTGGGGTGCCCGCCGTAACGAGGCCGGGGCGTGGGTGGTCAACGAGCTTCTGCAGAGCGGTCTTCTGATCACCACATTCGCCGAGGACTCGAAGGGCAACCTGTTCTTTGTGCACTTTCGCGGTGACGTGTATCGAGTTGTCGGCCAGTATCTGTTCGCCTCCGACTTCGAGTCGGGCGACACGCTCGGTTGGTCGCAGCGCCACGGCGGTATCAGCGTGGCTCCGGAGGGTCTCAAGCGCTCGAGCGCCGCCCTCGAGGTCGAGGCCGGGCGGGGCAAGAGCTTCGTGCGCTCGAAGCAGCCATCCGCCGAGAAGACCTTCCGCTTGGCCTTCGACCTCAACGTCAACAGGGTCAATCTGGCGAACGGCGCCGCCGAGATTCTGCGCCTGACCGGAAGCGGCAAGAAGGGGCATGTTCGGCTGACTCTCGAGCAAACCGGCGAGGCATACTTCCTGAACCTGCTGACACGGCAAGACACCGGGGGCTTCACCCAGAGCGGTCGCACCGTGGTGCCGCGGTCGAGAACCGTTCGAATCGACATCGACTGGATGGCGGCAAGCGCAGCGGGAGCGAACGACGGCCAGATCGAGGTCTTCAAGAACGGCAAGCGGCGCATCTTCACGGCCGATCTGGACACCGACCGTCAGAAGGTCAGCTCGGTCACGCTGGGCTTCCCGGCCGGCTCGAGCGGCGCCGGCACGATTCTGATCGACAACTACGTCTCGACTCCCTGACCCGGCTGATCCGCCGGTCCCGTCAGTCGAGAACGATCGTCACCAGGTCGCCCCGGCTCATCTCGGCCGAGCCTTCCAGGTCGTCCTCACCCCGGGTCGAAACGCTGCCGTCCTGGTCCAAGCGGACCGTCAAGAGCCCCGATTCCGGCAACTCTCCCTCCTCCGTCATCATCATGTCCTGCGCTCCGACGCTCACCAGCATCGGAAAGGTCGGCTGATTGATGCGCCTGACGGCGATCGGAGGCCCGCCCGGTTGGGTTCGCAAAGACACGAACAGACTGCCGGTCTGCTGGAACCCGGGAATCGTGTCAGCCTCGACGCGCACCCGATACTCACTCGGGGCCGTGATCCCGCCGGCCTGCGCGGATTCGCCCGGCGCGCCGGTGGCCGGGGGATGCCCCGGCGGAAGCTCCTCGCGCCCCTCCGCCTCGAGCATTGCCAGCAGGTTTTCGATCTGGGGCTGGGGTCCGCCGATCTCGAGGGCCCGGTTCCAGATCGCGGCCGCCCGATCTCGATTCCCCTGGCGCGCGAAAACCAGCCCCTGCACGGTCATGGCACGGACGTGATTCGGGAACAGCTCGAGAACTCGGTCGAGCTGAGCGAGCGCGGCATCGTCTTGCCCCATGGTCATGCGAACCACGCCCTGGACGTAGAGCGAATCGATATCGTCGGGCACTGCGGCCAGCACAGCCTCGGCCTGCTCGAAGGCCGGAACATACTGGTCGGTGTTGAGATAGAGCAGCGCCAGGCGCTTGCGGGCGCCAAGGTCGCCGGGCTCTGAGGAAAGCCGTTCCTGAAGCTGTGCGACCTCGGCCGCGACCTCCGGGGGCATGGGTCCCACCGGATGAGGCTGCTCGGCGGTCGGCCCGCCGCCACCCTGACCCGGCATCGGCTCTCTTTCGGTCGCGTCGCGCCCGGCCCAGAACACGAGCAGAGCGATCAGGGCCGCGGTAGCCCCCCCGTACGCGAAACCGGTCAGTAGGGTGCGCGCCTTGCTGTGAGGCGTGGCGACGCGGTCCGACTTCGCCGCGGCCTTCTCGTCGGCCGCGCTTTCCCGGGACTCTTCCGCATCCAGTCTCTGCAGGACCTTGGCAGCCTCCAACTCGAGACTTCGGCGTTCTTTCTCGTCAAGCTCCGCGCCCCGCAGCCGGGCATAGAGCTCGTCGCGGCGATGGCGCAGGTCCTCAACCTCGAGCGAGCTCTTGGCCGCCAGTGCTCGGGAGCTCTCCTCCACGGAAGCACTGGAGCTCGGCCGACGCCGAGTCAACCACCACCCCGCGGCCGCACCAAAGGCGAGGATCAAGACGCCCGGGACCCAGAGATCGGGACTCATTCGTTCACCTCGCGCCGCACCCGCTCGGCATAGGACGCCAGTTCCGCCGGTATCTCGCCGCCGGGCTTCCGAGCGGTCGGCCGCTCACCCGCGGCTTCGGGGGCGAGCCGGGCGCGGCGGCGCATCCGGCCTGCGATTACCAGGGCTCCGGCCAGGAGCGCGCCGAAGGGCAGAATCCAGACCACCAGATTGAAGCCCTCGGGCTTCGGCGACAGCCGGATGAACTCGCCGTAGCTGCGCTCGAAGTAGGCCAGCACCTGGTCCTCGGTATAGCCCGAAGCCAGGAGATCCCTCGCCTCCTCGCGCATCGCAAGCGCGGAGGTCGTCGGCGAGTCCGCGACCGAAAGGCCCTGACACACCGGGCAGCGCATGAGGCGGGTGACCTCTTCGGTCAACCGATCGAGCTCGGGCCCGGCAAGTCGCTCGCCCAATGGCGCACCGATGAGATCTCTGGCCAGGCCGGCGGCCGCGGGCTCCTGCGCAGCTTCCTCGGGAGCCGACTGGGCCCCGGCCAGGGTCGAAACCATGATCAGCGACACGCCCCAGAGAGCCCAGAGCCTGCGAGCCACGCTCACAGCAACGGCCCCAGCAAGGCGTCCAGCTGGCGGGGACCCATCGCCCCGGTCACTTTTTCGACGATCTTGCCGTTTCGATCCAGGATGAAAGTTTCGGGCGCCCCGTAGACGCCGTAGGCAAGCGCCACCTTGCTTTCCGGATCCACGAGAGTCGAGCCCCAGTTGCCACGAAGTCTCATGAAGCGCTCGATCTTCTCTCTCTCGTCCTGGTAGATGATGCCGAGAAACTTGGCCCGGCCCTGGTAGCGACGCGCACCGTCCACGAGAACCGGATGCTCGACAACGCACGGCTGACACCAGGTCGCCCAGAAGTTGATCAGGACCGGCTGGCCGCGGAGATCCGACAAGCTCACGGTCTCGCCGTCGAGATCCTCGAGCTCGAAGACCGGCGCCTGGGTCCCGATCAAGGGCGAGGGGATCGTTCTGGGATCGAAACGCAGCGAGACAGCCAGCACAACCAGCAGGGGCAGCGCCACGGCCGCCCCGACCACGACGACCTTGCTGTTCAGTTTCATGCCGGACTCCGCGAGCTCCGCGCGGCCAGCCCGCTCGCGAGACTCATGGCCGTCCCGATAACGATCACGAAAACCCCGATCCAGATCCAGAGCACGGCCGGCGTGACGATGGCCCGCAGCCCGGCTCCGCCGTCTCCACCGACGCTCTGCAGGGTCAGATAGAGATCATGCGTCAAGGTCGTGCGAACGTCCGGCGTGCCGATCGGCTCTCGCATCGTTTCGTACTGATTCAGGGCGGGTTTCAGGGTGCCCAGCACGTTGCCGTTCTTCGCCACCTGCACCGTGGCTTGCTGGGAAGCCCGGTGCTCCTGCTGTTCGACGCCGACTCCCTGAAGCGTCAGCACATAGTCGCCCACCACGACGGTCTCACCCGGCCGTACGGTGGCTTCTTGAGACTCCTGGTAGGTGGCCGAGATGGCGATCGCGAGAAACGTCACGAGCAGGCCGAAGTGTGCAACGTAGCCGCCGATTATCCGCGCCGCCTTCTTGTCGGTTCGCTTCTTCGAACGCAGCACCGGCTCCGCCCCCCTCTTGAGGGTGACCCATAGCGCGTACCCGGTCAGGGCGGCGGTCAGGAGCAGCGCCCACTCGCGCACGCCGAAGGCGAAGACGATAAACATCCCAGCGACAGCCGCCGGGATCGGCATGAGCAAGGCTCTACCGACTCCACCCTTGCGCGTCTTGCCCCATGGCAGAGCCGGTCCCATGCCGATCAAGAGCAGCAGCGCCAAGAACACCGGAATCGCCATTCGGTTGAAGTAGGGCTCTCCGACACTCAGCTTCACGCCCCGTACCGCTTCGGCGACGATCGGAAACACCGTGCCAACCAGCACCGTGAACGTCAGGCTCACCAAGAGAAGATTGTTGACCAGAACCGCGCCCTCACGCGTCCAGAGCGATTCTTCCCTGGGCTCGGCGGCCAGCGTGTCGACGCGAAGCGCGAGCAAAACTACAACCGCCACCGTGCTCACTGCCAGAAAGCCCAGAAACAAGGGCCCGATCGGGCTCTGGGTGAATGAATGGACCGAGTTCACGACCCCCGAGCGAGTCAAGAACGTGCCCAGAATGGTCAGCAGGAACGTCACCATGACCAGCACCACGGTCCAGGCCTTGAGCGAGCCTCGCCTTTGCAGCACCAATGCCGAGTGCACCGCCGCAACCGCGGTCAGCCAGGGCAGAAAGGACGCGTTCTCGACCGGATCCCAGGCCCAGTAGCCTCCCCACCCCAATACCTCGTAGGACCACCACCCACCGAGCATGATTCCCAGGGACAGAAACGCGGTCGGCACCAGCAGCCAGTTGCGGAGCGGCAGCAGCCAGGTCGGCCCCAGCTGGCCCCGTATGAGGGCAGCGACCGCCATCGCGAACGGGACCGACATGCCCACGTAGCCCAGATAGAGCATCGGTGGATGGACGATCATCAGCGCGTGGTTCTGGAGCAGCGGGTTCGGACCCGGACCGTCTATCGGGATCGGAGCCGGAGTCGCCCCGAACGGATTGGCCACGCCGGAGATCAAAAAGCTGAAGAACGCCCCGATCACGAACAAGGTCGCCAGCGTGTAGGCCAGGTAGTCTTCGTGCCCGCGCTTCTGCAGGACGGCGACGGCGACGATAAAGCATCCCAGGACGAACCCCCAGAAGAGGATCGAACCCTCGAGCGACGACCATAGCGAAACGATCGTGATGTGGAGCGGCGTCGCGCGAGAACCGACCTGCGCCACATACGAAACCGAGAAATCATGCGTCACCAGCGCGTATTCCATCGCCAGAGTCGCCAGCATCATGGCGCCGAAATAGACCCAGGCGAGGCGACGGACCAGTCGGAGCCCCTCGGCCGAGCGCCGAGCACCGGCCAGATAGCCGGCCGGAATGCCGACGGCACATGCCAGCAGGGAAATCAGGACCAGGATCTGGCCCAGTGTCGAGATCAAGTGTCGTCGGCCTCGAACTGCATGCTCTTGGAGAGCTCTTCGATGGTGCGCTCGTCGACCTCGTGGGGCGGTTGGTACTGATTGTCATGTTTGACCATCAGCCGCTCGGTCACGAAGACACCGTCGGCTCCCATGCGGCCCTCGACCAGAACCCCGACGCCTTCACGAAACATCGCGGGTGGAACCGCGCGCGCGCGCACCGCGACCTGCGCGGTGCCGTCGGTTACGGCGAAATCGAGCTGCAGCCCGTCGTCGCCTCGGACGACGCTCCCGGGCACGACCAGGCCGCCCAGGCGTACCGTCGCACCTCGGGCTTCTTCGCCAGCGGCAGTCAGCTCGGAAGGACTCCAGTAGTAGACCAGGTTCTCGCCGACACCGCCGACCGCCAGAAAAATCAAAATGGCGGCGATAGCGGCGATCGCCAGCGCAAAGAACGCCTTGCGACGGGATGTATTACTCGCCATGAAATCTCCTTCCAGCGCGCACAACGCCCGTCATGCGCCCTTTGCTCGTTTGTCGATCTTTCGCTGCCAGCTCGCCAGCCGCGCGATTGCCGCGGCCAGACCGATCGTGGTAATCGTATAGGCCGCGATCACGAACGGCCATCCGCCAATTATGACGCCTTCGGGTGCTTCAGGCATTGGACTCTCCTTCCGCTCGTCCGGTCACGGGGCGCCGCTCCGGAGGGGTTTCGGTGCCTCGGGTCTTGCTTTCGATCCGCGCTCGCCAGGCAATGAGCCAGATCGCTATGAACAGCACCGCGAACGAGTTCATCCGAAGCGGCACGATCATGGCCGAGTGCACGGTCTCGGGGCTCGACTGGACCTGGTGCAGGCTCCGGAACCACCTGACGCAGAAGTAGACCAACGGCACGTCCACGTAGGCGACCACCGTGGCCACCGAAGTCCAGGTTGCCCGCCGCAGGGGTTCCTCGACGAATGCTCTCAGCGCGAGAATGCCGGCGAACAGCAAGAACATGATCAGCGACGTGGTCAGCCTCACGTCCCAGGTCCACCAGACACCCCAGGTCACCCGTCCCCAGAGCATGCCCTGGACCAGGAGCAGCCCCCCCAGAAGAACGGCGACTTCCAGAGCGCCGACGAGCCGGTCGTCCCACTTGTTCTTTCCGGTCCATAGGTAGGCGACCGCAAAAACCAGAGCGAAGGTCGCACACAGGAGGCCGACCCAAGCGCTGGGCAAGTGCACGTACATGATGCGCTGCACCTCGCCCATGTAACGTTCAGGAGGAGCCCAGAAAAGGCCCAGGTAGCTGCCCACCAGGAACAGCAGGACTCCGAACAAACCCATTCCAGTAACTATCTTTTTCACTATTTGGTCACTCTCCGGGTCACTCTTCAAGTGTACGTGAAAACAATACGCCACACAGTATCCAATAGATCAGGTCGAAGGCCGAAAGCAGGAGAATCCAGCCCTTGAGCTGGCTCATCGCGTCACCGCGCAGAATCAGATCAAAACTGCGAACGCCGGTCATCAGAATCGGCAGAGTCAACGGAAAGAGAAGAAGCGGCAGAATGACGTCGCGTCCGGTCACTCGAGAGGTCATCGAGGCGTAAAGGGTGCCGGGCGCGGCGATACCTGCCGAGGCGAGCAGCCAGAGCAAGATCAGCCCGAGCACATTGGCGCCGTCCAGCTCGAGCGAGAAGAAGATCGCGGTCAGCGGCAGCAGGATGGGGCCCAGCAGGATCAGGAGGATGGTATTGGCAATCGCCTTGCCATAGTAGATGGCGACCGGATCGACCGGCAGAAGCAGAAGGCCTTCCAGCGCACGATCTTCGGCCTCGAGTCGAAAACTCTCCTCGAGCGAGAGAATCGAGCTCAGCAGCAGCGCCACGATCAGGAATCCGGCCGCGGCCGAGACTCCGACCTCCCCGTCAGCGGCGACCGCGAACGAGAACAGAACCAGAGCGACCATCCCGAACAGCGCCACCGCCAGGGTCCGCGTGCGGCCTCGCCAGCCCAGGAGAAGGTCCTTGCGGACTACATAGAGGGTCTGCTGCAGGGCACTCATCGGGGCAGCTCCATGTCGCCCACGGCGCCCTGCCAGATGACCTGGCCCTGATCCACGCGAATCGCGCGATTGCATAGCGGTATGGCCCGCTGGGGGTCGTGCGAGGCGACGATGAGGGTGGCACCGCATTCACGCAGACGCGCGAGGGTGCCCAGAAGCCAGTTGCGGCCGGTCTCGTCGAGCGCTGAAAACGGCTCATCGAGCAGAACAACCTTGGGGTTCTCCAGGTGGAGGCGGCTGATGCTCAGTCTCTTGCGCATGCCGGCCGAAAACCCGTTGACCCGGGTATCGCGGTCCTTCGACAGTCCCGCCTCTCGGAGGAGAGCCTCGAGGTCCCTGACGGATTTGTGGCCGCCATCGAGCCGGTTCCAAAACTCCAGCGTCTCGAACGGCGTCAGCGCCTCGTAGAGGTTGCCCTGGTGTCCCACCAGGCTCAGCAGGGAGCGGGCGCCGCTACCGGGGTCCTGAGGGGAAGCCCCGAAAATCTCGACCGTGCCCAGTGTCGGCAAAAGGAGCCCGGCAAGAAGCCTCAACAGAGTCGACTTGCCCGAACCGTTGTCGCCCACGACCAGCAACCCCTCACCGGCCCCGACCTCGAGATCGACGTGCGCCAAGGCCCATTTGTGCCCGAAGCGCTTGCCGAGCCCTGAGGTCCGTACGCTGGGGGGTGTCGTGTCGGCTGCTGTGGTCATTCTCTTGAGGCCCTCGAACGGCAGGGAGACGGTATCCCGTGGCGACGCCGATGTCACCCTCCCTCGAGGTGGCGCGAAGCCCTATTCGGCATGTCGGGGTCTGCCTATCCGTATGCAAGACGGTCGATCCGTCTTCGCACACATAGAGGAAGGGGGGCCGGAGCCCCCCCCCCGACGACGACATGAACAGGTCCTAGTACCTGAGCCGGTAGGTCAGGGTCGCGTTCCTCGTCGGCTGAGGCCGGAAGAAGGTGGCGTTGGAGAACTCCGCGTAGAGCTCGTCGGTCAGGTTGTCCAGAATCAGACCCAGCTCGTGCTGGCCCGCCGAGCCCGACTTGAAGGTCCAGCCACCGCTCAGGCTGTGGACCGAGAACGAGGGCAGAATCTCGCCCACCGGAGGAATCGGCTCGCCCGGATCCAGGTTGGCCCGTTCGTCGCCATTGTGGCGGAACCGATACTCGAGCCAGTAGTCGCTGCCCGCCGGCACCCAGCGTGTGTAGAAGTTGAGCTTGTCGGTAACGGTATCGCCGGTCGGCGGATTGGTGCTGTCGCGGCGCTCGCCATCGAGATGAGTGAAGTTTCCGCCCACGAACCAGCTGTCGTTGGGTCGCACGTCAACTCGCAGCTCGAGGCCTTCGTATCGCAGGCGATCGATGTTGCGCTGCTGGACCACAAAGCGAACACCGGTGTCTCGAATCTCGTCCTGCGTGGCCTGCGGAAGCGTGGCGATCTCGGCCGGGCTGAAGAAGTACTGAATGACGCCGTCGTTGATGTCGTTGCGAAACGCGAACAGCTCGACCAGTGCTTTCTTGTTGCGGAACTTGATGCCGAAATCGATGTTGTCGCTCTCCTCAGAGGTCAGATCCGGGTTGAGGACTTGAAACCCCGAGCCTTCGGGCGTCAGCCCGTTGAACAGGCGCTCGACGATGTTGGGAGCCCGGAAGGCCGAAGCGTACGAAGCCGACACCCGCCACTGATCCGACAACCGGTAGATGAAGTTCAGCGCTCCGACCAGACTGTCGTCCTCGAAATTCAGGCCGGAGACGTCCCAGTCCGGGGTCGGATTCGCTTGGGTCTCGACCGTTTGGTAGCGAGCCCCCAAGGTCACGGTGGCACGATCCGCCAACGCCAGCTCACCCTGCGCGAACAGCCCCAGGCTTTCATTCTCGGCATTGGGCGCATTCGCTATCTCGTCGATCAACACATCCTGGACTTCGAACGGCGGCCCCGGAAAACGAATCGTGGTCGTGGTCACCGAACGGTCGGTGTTGACGGAATCATCGGTCCACCACTCGAGGCCGTAGGTCACGAGATGCTTGTCGTTGACCGCCTTGATGGTCTCGGCCCGCAACCCGTAGCTCTCGAGGTTGGTGAGGTTCTGAGTGTCGGCCTCGACGCTCGAATCCGGGAAGCCCGGAACGGGAGCGATCGGGCCGATGTTGATATCGATGTCATTGGCGAGCTCGCGCTCGTTGTCTTGGAAGTAGGTCTGCACCTCGATGGAGTCCGCGATGGTCGTGTCGAGCGCGGAGCCCTGGTAGCCGAAGGTAAACCGATCGAAGTCCTGAAACGGGTACATGATCCGGATGCGGAAGTCCTCCTCGTCCCCGAGGAGATCCGGCTCGACGAAACCGAACCCGCTGTTCTTGGCGCGGTAGCGGTTCCAGCGCGCGAAGAACTCCTGGCTGTCGGTCAGGGCTCTGGAGAAGACCGCGAAAACGCTGTTGTCCTCGAGGCCGGTGTCGATGACGTCCACGTCGGCGGCGAGATCGATCTCACCGTAGCTTCCGCTCGGCGCCTCATAGTCACTGGCGTCTCGAATCGAGCCCCCAAGCCGGAACGAGTTGCGGTCGGACTGGCGCATGAGCGATGCCTCCAGGCGAGTCGCATCCCCAGCCGAGCCGTAGCGCGCCACCACCGAGCCGGCCATGCCGCCGCCGCCGGACAACAGCGGTCTCTTGGTGAGCAGGTTGAGGACACCACCTATAGCGTCGCTGCCGTAGAGAACCGAGGCCGGGCCTCGGACCACCTCGACCGTCTCCACGCTCTCGAGGTCCACGAGCGCCGGGATCTCACCGAAATCCGTCTGGCGCCGGGCGTTATTCATGCGTAGGCCGTTCTCCAGAAAGAGAACGCGCAGGCCGCGCTGTCCGCGAATAACCGGACGCGACTGATTCGGGCCAACGCCGTTGACGTCCACACCGGGCTCGAAACGCAGCAGGTCCGACGCGTTGGCAGGCGCCTCGCGTTCGATCCGCTCACGAGTCAGCACCGTCACCGGGGTCGCGATCTCGAAGGACTCGGATTCGGTTCCGGTGGCGGTTACCGTCGTTTCGCCCCTGAAGTAGCCCCGAGTGATCTCCTCGGAGCCATTGGCTTCGGCCGCGTCTGCATCCACCGCCGCCTGGGCCGCGCCCAGAGCGACCGAAAGACCCGCAACCAAAAGAATGGCAGCCAGGAAGGCGCTCATGTGGCGCCTGCTGTACACAATTACTTTCCTTCTCATTTCAAGAACCTTTCAACTAGCGCCTTGGGCTACCGGTTGCAGAACGGCCTTCTTCGACACGTTCAACCGGTACCCGGCGTAAATCAGAAGTAGACCCGTCAACTCGGTTACGTAGAGCACCTCCACATAGCCGGCGCGCGTCATGGCCCCACCAATGCCTGGCAGGATCGCGCCCACGGCGATCAGGATATTGCCCACGTAACGGTGACGGAGATTCGGGCTGGCTCGGAAGCGCATCGCCGAGACGATCGCGCCGCCCACGAGAAACAGCACCGCATAGAGATTGAAGAACGGGCTGATCGCCCGAATCCAGGTCCACTCGATGACTCGGCCGGAGAGCCGGTGAGGCTCGGCCAGGCCGATGTCGAGAGGAGTAAGAAAAACCAGCACTGAAGCGATGGCGATCAAGCTGCACACGATCCAGGCCGACCAGTCGGCGAAACGGCGCTTCATCAAGAGATAGATCGAGCCCTGCGCCAGGGGGTAGCCACCCAGAAAGGCGCCCGCGACATACCAGAAGCGGAACACCAGCGGCTGCCAGCCGACGAAAGACGTGAGTGCCTCGGTGAGCGTGCCGACACCGTAGGTCGCCATGCCGATACCCCACCACAGGAGATGCGGGCCGCCACCCTTCTGCCGATAGCGAGCGAAAAGCTCCCAGCAAAACCATACGGCGCAGACGGTCGTCAGAGCCGGCAAGCGCAGCACCAGCAGGTGAAGGGTGGAATCGATTTCGGGTCCGGGCATCTTCCTCTTTGGCTCCGATTGGATCTTCGTCTTGACGCGCTTCGACGCCGATCGGCGCTCACGCATCGCCTTGCCCCGTGATCAACACGGAGCTCGCGCATCAGAATGCAGGGAAGATCAGGCGGGCGGCGCCCGGGCTGCCGAGGCACTCAGCGGGCGCGATACCGGCCGCGGAGCGCTCCATGCCCGGTGGAAACCGAAACGTTCGGGTACCGAGCTGGCTCTGGAGGCGAGAAACCCGGCCAGGAGCGCAAGAGCGCCGGCCAGCAGACCGAACCCCATCGGGACCGTGTCCGTAACCGGAACCGCGTTGAGAACTCCGACGAATCCGGGGCCGCCCGGCAGAGCGACAATGCCGTGCATCAGCGCAACGACAATCCAGAAAGCCGCCGCGGGGCGACCGCGCAAGATGCTTACACCTCGGCGATGGAGTGCG
This region includes:
- a CDS encoding tetratricopeptide repeat protein, with amino-acid sequence MSPDLWVPGVLILAFGAAAGWWLTRRRPSSSASVEESSRALAAKSSLEVEDLRHRRDELYARLRGAELDEKERRSLELEAAKVLQRLDAEESRESAADEKAAAKSDRVATPHSKARTLLTGFAYGGATAALIALLVFWAGRDATEREPMPGQGGGGPTAEQPHPVGPMPPEVAAEVAQLQERLSSEPGDLGARKRLALLYLNTDQYVPAFEQAEAVLAAVPDDIDSLYVQGVVRMTMGQDDAALAQLDRVLELFPNHVRAMTVQGLVFARQGNRDRAAAIWNRALEIGGPQPQIENLLAMLEAEGREELPPGHPPATGAPGESAQAGGITAPSEYRVRVEADTIPGFQQTGSLFVSLRTQPGGPPIAVRRINQPTFPMLVSVGAQDMMMTEEGELPESGLLTVRLDQDGSVSTRGEDDLEGSAEMSRGDLVTIVLD
- a CDS encoding cytochrome c-type biogenesis protein CcmH, which translates into the protein MARRLWALWGVSLIMVSTLAGAQSAPEEAAQEPAAAGLARDLIGAPLGERLAGPELDRLTEEVTRLMRCPVCQGLSVADSPTTSALAMREEARDLLASGYTEDQVLAYFERSYGEFIRLSPKPEGFNLVVWILPFGALLAGALVIAGRMRRRARLAPEAAGERPTARKPGGEIPAELASYAERVRREVNE
- a CDS encoding redoxin domain-containing protein — translated: MKLNSKVVVVGAAVALPLLVVLAVSLRFDPRTIPSPLIGTQAPVFELEDLDGETVSLSDLRGQPVLINFWATWCQPCVVEHPVLVDGARRYQGRAKFLGIIYQDEREKIERFMRLRGNWGSTLVDPESKVALAYGVYGAPETFILDRNGKIVEKVTGAMGPRQLDALLGPLL
- a CDS encoding heme lyase CcmF/NrfE family subunit, with amino-acid sequence MISTLGQILVLISLLACAVGIPAGYLAGARRSAEGLRLVRRLAWVYFGAMMLATLAMEYALVTHDFSVSYVAQVGSRATPLHITIVSLWSSLEGSILFWGFVLGCFIVAVAVLQKRGHEDYLAYTLATLFVIGAFFSFLISGVANPFGATPAPIPIDGPGPNPLLQNHALMIVHPPMLYLGYVGMSVPFAMAVAALIRGQLGPTWLLPLRNWLLVPTAFLSLGIMLGGWWSYEVLGWGGYWAWDPVENASFLPWLTAVAAVHSALVLQRRGSLKAWTVVLVMVTFLLTILGTFLTRSGVVNSVHSFTQSPIGPLFLGFLAVSTVAVVVLLALRVDTLAAEPREESLWTREGAVLVNNLLLVSLTFTVLVGTVFPIVAEAVRGVKLSVGEPYFNRMAIPVFLALLLLIGMGPALPWGKTRKGGVGRALLMPIPAAVAGMFIVFAFGVREWALLLTAALTGYALWVTLKRGAEPVLRSKKRTDKKAARIIGGYVAHFGLLVTFLAIAISATYQESQEATVRPGETVVVGDYVLTLQGVGVEQQEHRASQQATVQVAKNGNVLGTLKPALNQYETMREPIGTPDVRTTLTHDLYLTLQSVGGDGGAGLRAIVTPAVLWIWIGVFVIVIGTAMSLASGLAARSSRSPA
- a CDS encoding cytochrome c maturation protein CcmE yields the protein MASNTSRRKAFFALAIAAIAAILIFLAVGGVGENLVYYWSPSELTAAGEEARGATVRLGGLVVPGSVVRGDDGLQLDFAVTDGTAQVAVRARAVPPAMFREGVGVLVEGRMGADGVFVTERLMVKHDNQYQPPHEVDERTIEELSKSMQFEADDT
- the ccsA gene encoding cytochrome c biogenesis protein CcsA, translated to MGLFGVLLFLVGSYLGLFWAPPERYMGEVQRIMYVHLPSAWVGLLCATFALVFAVAYLWTGKNKWDDRLVGALEVAVLLGGLLLVQGMLWGRVTWGVWWTWDVRLTTSLIMFLLFAGILALRAFVEEPLRRATWTSVATVVAYVDVPLVYFCVRWFRSLHQVQSSPETVHSAMIVPLRMNSFAVLFIAIWLIAWRARIESKTRGTETPPERRPVTGRAEGESNA
- a CDS encoding transcriptional regulator, encoding MSALQQTLYVVRKDLLLGWRGRTRTLAVALFGMVALVLFSFAVAADGEVGVSAAAGFLIVALLLSSILSLEESFRLEAEDRALEGLLLLPVDPVAIYYGKAIANTILLILLGPILLPLTAIFFSLELDGANVLGLILLWLLASAGIAAPGTLYASMTSRVTGRDVILPLLLFPLTLPILMTGVRSFDLILRGDAMSQLKGWILLLSAFDLIYWILCGVLFSRTLEE
- a CDS encoding ABC transporter ATP-binding protein, which translates into the protein MTTAADTTPPSVRTSGLGKRFGHKWALAHVDLEVGAGEGLLVVGDNGSGKSTLLRLLAGLLLPTLGTVEIFGASPQDPGSGARSLLSLVGHQGNLYEALTPFETLEFWNRLDGGHKSVRDLEALLREAGLSKDRDTRVNGFSAGMRKRLSISRLHLENPKVVLLDEPFSALDETGRNWLLGTLARLRECGATLIVASHDPQRAIPLCNRAIRVDQGQVIWQGAVGDMELPR
- a CDS encoding TonB-dependent receptor, producing the protein MRRKVIVYSRRHMSAFLAAILLVAGLSVALGAAQAAVDADAAEANGSEEITRGYFRGETTVTATGTESESFEIATPVTVLTRERIEREAPANASDLLRFEPGVDVNGVGPNQSRPVIRGQRGLRVLFLENGLRMNNARRQTDFGEIPALVDLESVETVEVVRGPASVLYGSDAIGGVLNLLTKRPLLSGGGGMAGSVVARYGSAGDATRLEASLMRQSDRNSFRLGGSIRDASDYEAPSGSYGEIDLAADVDVIDTGLEDNSVFAVFSRALTDSQEFFARWNRYRAKNSGFGFVEPDLLGDEEDFRIRIMYPFQDFDRFTFGYQGSALDTTIADSIEVQTYFQDNERELANDIDINIGPIAPVPGFPDSSVEADTQNLTNLESYGLRAETIKAVNDKHLVTYGLEWWTDDSVNTDRSVTTTTIRFPGPPFEVQDVLIDEIANAPNAENESLGLFAQGELALADRATVTLGARYQTVETQANPTPDWDVSGLNFEDDSLVGALNFIYRLSDQWRVSASYASAFRAPNIVERLFNGLTPEGSGFQVLNPDLTSEESDNIDFGIKFRNKKALVELFAFRNDINDGVIQYFFSPAEIATLPQATQDEIRDTGVRFVVQQRNIDRLRYEGLELRVDVRPNDSWFVGGNFTHLDGERRDSTNPPTGDTVTDKLNFYTRWVPAGSDYWLEYRFRHNGDERANLDPGEPIPPVGEILPSFSVHSLSGGWTFKSGSAGQHELGLILDNLTDELYAEFSNATFFRPQPTRNATLTYRLRY